A single window of Treponema denticola ATCC 35405 DNA harbors:
- the cbiE gene encoding precorrin-6y C5,15-methyltransferase (decarboxylating) subunit CbiE, with the protein MPLTVAGAGPGNIELLTQEAIRAIKDADIVAGFERIASDVRPIRNDVKTLKGISEILDLPIETKKVLVLASGDPCFFGITEFIKNKNIKIEKVITGISSMQYFMAKIQKQWQTLPFYSFHGRETDFTEMHSKDSFFILTDKTNNPDIISARLKEEGFKGRLFVGYNLSYPDESIEEYTIGDKIIVKSFLNTVLVQNEKY; encoded by the coding sequence ATGCCTTTAACGGTCGCCGGGGCAGGACCCGGAAATATAGAACTTTTAACCCAAGAGGCTATACGTGCAATCAAAGATGCCGACATAGTTGCAGGCTTTGAGCGTATAGCTTCCGATGTCAGGCCGATAAGGAATGACGTAAAAACTCTAAAGGGAATTTCAGAAATTCTTGATCTACCTATAGAGACAAAAAAAGTTTTAGTCCTTGCCTCAGGCGACCCCTGTTTTTTCGGAATTACCGAATTCATCAAAAATAAAAACATAAAAATAGAAAAAGTAATAACCGGCATATCTTCAATGCAATATTTTATGGCTAAAATTCAAAAACAGTGGCAGACCCTGCCCTTTTATTCCTTTCACGGAAGAGAAACAGACTTTACGGAAATGCACAGCAAGGATAGCTTTTTTATTCTTACCGATAAGACAAACAATCCCGACATAATTTCGGCAAGACTAAAAGAAGAAGGCTTTAAAGGAAGACTTTTTGTAGGCTATAATCTTTCATATCCGGATGAATCGATTGAAGAATATACCATAGGCGATAAAATTATAGTAAAATCTTTTTTAAATACGGTATTGGTTCAAAATGAAAAATATTAA
- a CDS encoding TlpA disulfide reductase family protein, translating into MKKFYKIFIAAVVFSLVASAAFAGGSKETGIKELTKKEKEAGWRYFKPIGFKLHRPAFFDTYRDNVNADSSVGEEDKKTDEVVYKVYLYEFASDELNEKYDAIVSNKQLSRDQKIEKINKEVNPYLKPIYKLVVLRTPLIGKKTLAELTGLPNNEVIRKTKEFTQVLAIADFNAEGLSEKAAEIYKDMISQVRPIIPTIQCTDPISAEAAMIKNVKGLTFNTVDLEGNKITSDILAKYDVTMINIWATWCPPCRAELPEIAKLYEAFKDKGCNIIGITGDVSPDEQDALPTAKELISKAGCKYTVVQYNDTLKPILDNLAAWPTTIFVDKKGNIIASSVNDIIIGSRDLAEFTEAMKKALKAVGK; encoded by the coding sequence ATGAAGAAATTTTACAAAATCTTTATAGCAGCCGTTGTATTTTCGCTTGTTGCATCGGCAGCTTTCGCAGGCGGTTCCAAAGAGACCGGAATTAAGGAACTGACAAAGAAAGAAAAAGAAGCCGGATGGCGCTATTTTAAACCTATCGGATTTAAGCTGCACCGTCCCGCATTCTTTGATACCTACAGAGACAATGTTAATGCAGACAGCAGTGTCGGGGAAGAAGACAAGAAAACCGATGAAGTCGTATACAAAGTTTATTTGTATGAATTTGCTTCCGATGAGTTAAATGAAAAATATGATGCAATTGTAAGCAACAAACAGTTAAGCCGAGACCAAAAAATTGAAAAGATAAACAAAGAAGTGAATCCCTATCTTAAACCTATTTATAAACTCGTTGTTTTGCGCACCCCTCTAATAGGTAAAAAAACACTTGCCGAGCTGACGGGGCTTCCTAACAACGAAGTCATCAGAAAGACAAAAGAATTCACACAAGTTTTAGCTATCGCCGATTTTAATGCCGAAGGCTTAAGCGAAAAGGCTGCTGAAATTTATAAAGATATGATTTCTCAAGTCCGCCCCATCATTCCGACAATTCAGTGTACCGACCCTATTTCTGCTGAAGCGGCAATGATAAAAAATGTAAAAGGCTTAACCTTTAACACTGTTGACCTTGAAGGCAACAAAATAACAAGTGATATCCTCGCAAAATACGATGTTACGATGATAAATATCTGGGCAACATGGTGTCCTCCATGCAGAGCCGAGTTACCTGAAATCGCAAAACTATATGAAGCCTTTAAGGACAAGGGTTGTAACATAATCGGTATTACCGGTGATGTAAGCCCTGATGAACAAGATGCTCTTCCAACAGCCAAAGAATTAATTTCCAAAGCCGGCTGCAAGTACACTGTGGTTCAATACAATGACACATTAAAGCCTATATTGGATAATCTTGCGGCTTGGCCTACAACTATATTTGTAGACAAAAAAGGAAATATTATAGCGTCTTCCGTTAATGATATCATCATTGGAAGCCGCGATCTTGCAGAATTTACCGAAGCTATGAAAAAAGCTTTAAAAGCTGTAGGAAAATAA
- the cbiT gene encoding precorrin-6Y C5,15-methyltransferase (decarboxylating) subunit CbiT: protein MKNIKDSEFIRGEVPMTKFNIRSLSIAHLQIEKGDKLLDIGGGTGSVSVEAALQGADVLTVEFDKTAYALIKENAKKFGVKINLILGKAPEALLAAEYKDLQFDKCFIGGSGGELKNIFDYLESHLKKGGIICANFILIKNLNEFLELLEKYGYTEIEADLIQTASMGRTGLFKGENPIYIVRACKS from the coding sequence ATGAAAAATATTAAAGATTCCGAATTTATCAGAGGCGAAGTGCCGATGACCAAATTCAACATAAGAAGCCTATCTATCGCTCATCTTCAAATAGAAAAAGGAGATAAGCTTTTGGATATAGGCGGAGGCACGGGTTCCGTTTCGGTTGAGGCAGCCTTGCAGGGAGCAGATGTTTTAACAGTTGAATTCGATAAAACGGCTTATGCACTCATAAAAGAAAACGCAAAAAAATTCGGAGTCAAAATAAATCTTATTTTAGGGAAAGCACCCGAAGCTCTTTTAGCGGCTGAGTATAAGGATTTACAGTTCGATAAGTGTTTTATAGGCGGAAGCGGCGGCGAATTAAAAAATATTTTTGATTATCTGGAAAGCCATTTAAAAAAAGGCGGGATAATTTGCGCTAATTTTATTCTTATAAAAAATTTAAACGAATTTTTAGAACTCCTCGAAAAATACGGATATACCGAAATTGAGGCCGATCTTATTCAAACCGCATCAATGGGAAGGACCGGTCTTTTTAAGGGAGAAAATCCCATCTACATTGTAAGAGCTTGTAAAAGCTAA
- a CDS encoding 4Fe-4S binding protein — MAKQNKQKTLNKKRHAIQALGMLAIDGNLIGFLKGQIYKGPMKKVCMPVLNCYSCPGALFGCPIGSIQATIGSSKFNFAFYVVGLLSLFAIAAGRLFCGYICPFGLFQDLLDKIPLKKIKVPQKVNKVLKYLKYFILVFFVFVLPFALQDKYGISDPYFCKYICPSGILFGAIPLISMNRVLTASLGALFGLKFTVLAIITMLSMIFYRPFCRYLCPLGAFLGMFNPISLYRLKINDKCIKCRKCERTCKLDIPTYKTPNSPECIRCGECIKACPVKAIEHSFLFTEKSTNMDLNIQK, encoded by the coding sequence TTGGCTAAACAAAATAAACAGAAAACACTGAATAAAAAACGCCATGCAATTCAAGCATTAGGAATGTTGGCAATAGACGGAAACCTTATAGGCTTTTTAAAGGGTCAAATCTATAAGGGCCCTATGAAAAAAGTCTGTATGCCTGTTTTAAACTGTTATTCATGCCCGGGAGCTTTGTTCGGGTGCCCTATCGGCTCGATACAGGCAACCATTGGAAGCAGCAAATTTAACTTTGCTTTTTATGTGGTAGGCCTATTGTCGCTATTTGCAATAGCCGCAGGAAGACTTTTTTGCGGCTATATCTGCCCTTTCGGACTTTTCCAAGACCTATTGGATAAGATTCCCTTAAAAAAAATTAAGGTTCCGCAAAAAGTAAACAAGGTTTTAAAGTATCTAAAATACTTTATCCTTGTCTTTTTTGTATTTGTTCTCCCCTTTGCCTTGCAGGACAAATACGGAATAAGCGACCCTTACTTTTGTAAATATATCTGCCCGTCAGGCATCCTATTCGGAGCAATTCCGCTTATCTCTATGAACAGAGTTCTCACGGCCTCCTTAGGAGCCTTATTCGGACTAAAATTTACGGTTTTAGCAATCATCACAATGCTTTCAATGATTTTTTACAGGCCCTTTTGCCGCTATTTATGCCCCCTCGGAGCCTTTTTAGGCATGTTCAATCCTATAAGCCTCTACCGTTTAAAAATAAACGACAAGTGCATAAAATGCAGAAAATGCGAAAGAACCTGTAAGCTGGACATTCCGACATATAAAACCCCCAACAGCCCTGAATGTATAAGATGCGGAGAATGCATCAAGGCTTGTCCCGTAAAAGCTATCGAGCACAGCTTTCTTTTTACAGAAAAAAGCACAAATATGGACTTAAACATACAAAAATAA
- a CDS encoding GntR family transcriptional regulator, giving the protein MTTDKLITKKKSLKQDAYIKIYDLVTDNTIKPGDIINLSDLEKYLKISRAPIRDALIELCNENVFKSIPRYGYELITLRQEDLVEMLNYRLVLECGFLEKNWKEVANSDHAILNKLLEHTREFSNTNAVSEWQNNSVFHIGLFKLHNNSHALLSLEHTMKKMTRFFIQNYWEKWEEITKKTFSSHHENIIYAIKKNDKARALKHLSSDIGGFKR; this is encoded by the coding sequence ATGACAACCGATAAATTGATAACGAAAAAAAAATCCTTAAAGCAGGATGCTTATATAAAAATATACGACCTCGTAACTGACAACACAATCAAACCCGGAGACATAATAAATCTCTCGGACCTTGAGAAATATTTAAAAATAAGCCGAGCTCCAATAAGAGATGCTTTAATAGAACTTTGCAATGAAAACGTTTTTAAGAGTATTCCCCGCTATGGATATGAACTAATAACGCTCAGACAAGAAGATTTAGTAGAAATGTTGAATTACCGATTAGTACTGGAATGCGGTTTCTTGGAGAAAAACTGGAAAGAAGTCGCTAATAGCGATCATGCCATACTAAATAAACTACTGGAGCATACAAGAGAATTTAGCAATACAAATGCGGTAAGTGAATGGCAAAACAATTCCGTATTTCATATAGGTTTATTCAAATTGCATAATAATTCTCATGCTTTACTCAGTTTAGAGCATACAATGAAAAAAATGACTCGTTTTTTTATTCAAAATTATTGGGAAAAATGGGAAGAAATTACAAAAAAAACTTTCAGCTCACATCATGAAAACATAATTTATGCCATAAAAAAGAATGATAAAGCAAGAGCCTTAAAACACCTGAGCTCCGATATAGGGGGATTTAAAAGATAA
- a CDS encoding TlpA disulfide reductase family protein: MKKLHFYVLTAIFAGILFASCTKTEAQGDKEAEKPLTAKEIAAESEAKILSDGQNRLTFSTKDLDGNTVTSDIFENYDVTLVNIWGTFCGPCKTELPHLEAAYKAYADKKVNVIAVTADLPQDDAETLALAKDIWKDAGCTFKALVTVDSFLPMYEQLACFPTSFMVDKKGQVIPGTLHLGSLNKEGFEKLFDKALKAVASK; this comes from the coding sequence ATGAAGAAGTTACATTTTTATGTACTAACCGCAATCTTTGCGGGTATTTTATTTGCTTCATGCACAAAAACCGAAGCACAGGGAGATAAAGAGGCTGAAAAGCCTTTAACTGCAAAAGAAATTGCAGCAGAATCGGAAGCAAAAATTTTAAGTGATGGCCAAAACCGTCTTACATTTTCAACAAAGGATCTTGACGGAAATACGGTTACCAGCGACATTTTTGAAAACTATGATGTTACATTGGTAAATATTTGGGGAACATTTTGCGGTCCTTGCAAAACCGAATTACCTCATTTGGAAGCCGCTTACAAAGCTTATGCCGATAAAAAAGTAAATGTTATTGCCGTTACGGCTGACCTTCCTCAAGATGATGCCGAAACTCTGGCCTTGGCAAAAGACATATGGAAGGATGCCGGATGCACATTTAAGGCACTTGTAACGGTTGACAGCTTTCTGCCCATGTACGAGCAGCTTGCATGTTTTCCTACAAGCTTTATGGTAGACAAAAAAGGACAAGTTATCCCCGGTACACTTCACCTTGGAAGTTTAAATAAGGAAGGTTTTGAAAAACTTTTTGATAAAGCCCTAAAAGCCGTAGCCTCAAAGTAA
- a CDS encoding CD1871A family CXXC motif-containing protein — protein MKKKIAAILVIILALSFTLIGIYRGEVAVVLKKAVNICMECIGIG, from the coding sequence ATGAAAAAGAAAATAGCGGCAATACTTGTTATTATTTTAGCATTAAGCTTTACCCTTATAGGAATATACCGCGGTGAAGTTGCTGTAGTCCTCAAAAAGGCTGTAAATATATGTATGGAGTGTATAGGAATTGGCTAA
- a CDS encoding YbaK/EbsC family protein: protein MGLKEARDHLRLFSLEERIIEFDTSSATVELAAEAVGCKPEFIVKTLAFMVKEDPILILLAGSARIDNAKFRKTFHCKTKMMNEEQLFNFIGHPAGGVCPFGLKTQVPVYIDESIRPLDWVYPAAGTENTAVRMNVQELEKASKAVTWVSVSK, encoded by the coding sequence ATGGGATTAAAAGAAGCACGCGATCATTTAAGACTGTTTTCACTGGAAGAGAGGATTATAGAATTCGATACCTCAAGTGCGACCGTAGAACTTGCAGCAGAGGCGGTAGGTTGTAAACCCGAATTCATCGTAAAAACCCTAGCTTTTATGGTAAAAGAAGATCCTATACTCATCCTTCTTGCAGGCTCGGCCCGCATAGACAATGCAAAATTCAGAAAGACCTTTCATTGCAAAACAAAAATGATGAATGAAGAACAGCTTTTCAATTTTATCGGCCATCCTGCAGGCGGAGTCTGCCCCTTCGGTTTAAAGACTCAAGTTCCTGTTTATATAGACGAATCCATAAGGCCCTTGGATTGGGTCTATCCCGCAGCGGGAACCGAAAATACGGCTGTCCGCATGAATGTTCAAGAACTTGAAAAAGCATCAAAAGCCGTAACATGGGTAAGCGTGAGCAAATAA